In a genomic window of Aeromicrobium panaciterrae:
- the trpD gene encoding anthranilate phosphoribosyltransferase: protein MVKTAASSWPDVLGPLVAGQNLDASSTTWAMEEILSGNATPAQIAGFAIALRAKGETIDEVQGLVDAMYRHAIPLKVEGRAVDIVGTGGDLAKTVNISTMSAVVIAGAGIRVVKHGNRAASSASGAADVLEELGVRLDVPPTKLVEVLEAVGITFCFAPVFHAGYRFTAVPRRELGVPTTFNFLGPLVNPAKPEASAIGVADGRMGPIMASVLARRGADAFVFRGDDGLDEITTTTTTTVWIADGASGSVSEDSIDPKNFGFDYTPAAELTGGDAAFNAKVFERVLAGEKSSVRTAVLLNAGAGIAAHEAASGDLRSRLQAGIDRATESIDSGSAAKVLDNWAKTTQTLV from the coding sequence ATGGTCAAAACTGCCGCGTCATCGTGGCCTGACGTTCTGGGGCCGCTCGTCGCGGGCCAGAACCTTGACGCATCGTCGACGACCTGGGCGATGGAAGAAATTCTCTCCGGTAACGCCACTCCGGCGCAGATTGCCGGCTTCGCCATTGCGCTGCGAGCCAAGGGAGAGACGATCGACGAGGTCCAAGGACTCGTCGATGCGATGTATCGCCATGCGATCCCGCTCAAGGTCGAGGGTCGCGCCGTCGACATCGTCGGAACTGGCGGTGACCTGGCCAAGACAGTCAACATCTCCACCATGTCTGCGGTAGTGATCGCAGGTGCGGGCATTCGAGTCGTCAAGCACGGCAACCGCGCGGCATCGAGCGCCAGCGGTGCTGCCGATGTGCTGGAGGAGCTCGGCGTACGACTGGACGTTCCTCCGACCAAGCTTGTCGAGGTGCTCGAGGCAGTTGGCATCACGTTCTGCTTCGCACCGGTGTTCCACGCCGGTTACCGCTTCACTGCGGTGCCACGACGCGAGCTGGGCGTTCCCACGACCTTCAACTTCCTCGGCCCACTGGTCAATCCGGCAAAGCCTGAAGCGTCGGCCATCGGCGTTGCGGATGGGCGAATGGGCCCGATCATGGCCAGCGTCCTCGCTCGACGCGGTGCAGATGCGTTTGTTTTCCGGGGAGACGACGGTCTCGATGAAATCACCACAACGACGACGACCACTGTCTGGATCGCTGACGGTGCATCCGGATCGGTGTCTGAGGACTCGATCGATCCCAAGAACTTCGGCTTCGACTACACCCCTGCTGCTGAGCTCACGGGCGGCGACGCTGCGTTCAACGCGAAGGTGTTCGAGCGCGTGCTCGCGGGCGAGAAGTCGTCCGTACGTACCGCCGTGCTGCTCAACGCTGGTGCGGGCATCGCGGCTCATGAGGCTGCTTCGGGTGATCTCAGGTCTCGGCTGCAGGCCGGCATCGATCGGGCGACGGAGTCAATCGACTCGGGATCGGCGGCCAAGGTCCTCGACAACTGGGCCAAGACAACTCAGACCCTGGTCTAG
- a CDS encoding cytochrome c, whose protein sequence is MRKLSTRRRHPLAGFVVLLMGLVVAGGMYAAFAPKPATAEEASARDIEAGRQLFLIGCASCHGKNAEGIQTKRGDNYGPTLVGVGAAAVDFQVGTGRMPLANSGPQAPRKAPEFDEEETRQVSAYIASLAPGPAIPEDEYLDYKGVNEEGLAEGGEFFRTNCTACHNSVGAGGALPSGRYAPTLKGVDAKHIYEAMTTGPQQMPVFADTTITPEEKRNVIAYIKKIQSQPEYGGMAGGGHGPVVDGLFTWVIGIGGLVGFAIWIGAHGARVKKK, encoded by the coding sequence GTGCGGAAACTGTCGACCAGACGCCGGCATCCCCTCGCTGGATTCGTCGTGCTCCTCATGGGACTCGTCGTTGCCGGCGGTATGTACGCCGCGTTCGCGCCGAAGCCCGCCACAGCTGAGGAGGCATCCGCTCGTGACATCGAGGCCGGACGCCAGTTGTTCCTCATCGGCTGTGCGAGCTGCCACGGCAAGAATGCCGAGGGCATCCAGACCAAGCGCGGTGACAACTACGGCCCGACCCTCGTCGGAGTCGGCGCTGCCGCTGTCGACTTCCAGGTCGGCACCGGACGTATGCCGCTCGCCAACTCCGGGCCGCAGGCACCTCGCAAGGCCCCGGAATTCGACGAAGAAGAGACCCGTCAGGTCTCGGCCTACATCGCCTCTCTGGCACCTGGCCCCGCGATTCCCGAGGACGAATACCTCGACTACAAGGGCGTGAACGAAGAAGGACTGGCCGAAGGCGGCGAGTTCTTCCGCACCAACTGCACGGCGTGCCACAACTCGGTCGGCGCCGGTGGCGCACTCCCGAGCGGCCGCTACGCACCGACGCTCAAGGGCGTCGACGCTAAGCACATTTACGAAGCAATGACGACTGGCCCTCAGCAGATGCCGGTGTTCGCCGACACCACCATCACGCCTGAAGAAAAGCGCAACGTCATCGCGTACATCAAGAAGATCCAGTCCCAGCCTGAATACGGTGGAATGGCAGGCGGTGGCCACGGCCCCGTCGTCGACGGCCTGTTCACCTGGGTCATCGGAATCGGCGGTCTCGTAGGTTTCGCGATCTGGATCGGCGCGCACGGAGCAAGGGTGAAGAAGAAATGA
- a CDS encoding Rieske 2Fe-2S domain-containing protein encodes MTDLIESPDASEPIKNPGLQEHQERPQDVDPKAASRTERQISGMFGLATLLMLGFCVAYVTIDKDQTFLGWSAMNFTLGATLGGALLLMGVGIIQWAKKLMGDHEIIEMRHPVASTTEDREAVLKDLNQGIKESAIGRRPLIRNSLLGAMGALGLPAVILLGDLGPLPHGQRNTVWKKGMRVVNDVSGTPIKPSDLEVGALVNAEPAIMYETDEHGEHVLHGKELLQAKSKAAVIVVRMRPEDVTPSKGRENWGIDGILCYSKICTHVGCPISLYEQQTHHVLCPCHQSTFDLADNGKVIFGPAHRALPQLPLAVDSEGYLIAVSDFPHIVGPSYPELARDQKKLDKKS; translated from the coding sequence ATGACCGACCTGATCGAGAGCCCCGACGCCTCGGAACCGATCAAGAACCCCGGCCTCCAGGAGCACCAGGAGCGTCCGCAGGACGTTGATCCGAAGGCTGCGAGCCGAACTGAGCGCCAGATCTCCGGCATGTTCGGACTCGCCACGCTGCTGATGCTGGGCTTCTGTGTCGCCTACGTGACGATCGACAAGGACCAGACCTTCCTCGGCTGGTCAGCCATGAACTTCACGCTCGGCGCCACGCTCGGCGGCGCGCTGCTGCTCATGGGCGTTGGCATCATCCAGTGGGCCAAGAAGCTCATGGGTGACCACGAGATCATCGAAATGCGTCACCCTGTCGCGTCCACCACGGAGGACCGCGAGGCAGTGCTCAAGGACCTCAACCAGGGCATCAAGGAGTCGGCCATCGGCCGTCGCCCGTTGATCCGCAACAGCCTGCTCGGTGCGATGGGCGCCCTCGGCCTGCCCGCCGTCATCTTGCTCGGCGACCTGGGCCCGCTCCCCCACGGACAGCGCAACACGGTCTGGAAGAAGGGCATGCGGGTCGTCAACGACGTCTCCGGCACCCCGATCAAGCCGTCTGACCTCGAGGTCGGCGCCCTGGTCAACGCAGAGCCCGCGATCATGTACGAAACCGACGAGCACGGAGAGCACGTGCTGCACGGCAAGGAGCTCCTCCAGGCCAAGTCGAAGGCCGCCGTCATCGTCGTACGTATGCGTCCCGAGGACGTCACTCCGTCCAAGGGTCGCGAGAACTGGGGCATCGACGGAATCCTCTGCTATTCCAAGATCTGCACGCACGTCGGTTGCCCGATCAGCTTGTACGAACAGCAGACGCACCACGTGCTCTGCCCGTGCCACCAGTCGACGTTCGACCTCGCCGACAACGGCAAGGTCATCTTCGGCCCTGCACACCGGGCACTGCCCCAGCTGCCGCTGGCGGTCGACAGCGAGGGCTACCTCATCGCCGTCAGCGACTTCCCCCACATCGTCGGCCCGAGCTATCCCGAGCTCGCGCGTGATCAGAAGAAGTTGGACAAGAAGTCATGA
- a CDS encoding cytochrome bc complex cytochrome b subunit, translating into MTTTETDAEYTNIEDTGLGKKAGGPVQWLDDRLGLATISKKQVRKVFPEHWSFMLGEIALWSFVVLLLTGVFLTLWFQPTMTEVMYDGSYAPLKGVEMSAAYASTLDISFDIRGGLLIRQIHHWAAALFVAAMILHMLRVFFTGAYRKPREINWLIGVGLLSLGLVEGFAGYSLPDDLLSGTGLRFVDGLLRSIPLVGSYLEYFMFGGEFPGDVIIPRLYMAHILLVPAILLGLIGAHMLLLVYHKHTQWPGPGHTEKNVVGYPMMPVYAAKAGGFFFVVFGFTALMGALLQINPIWAYGPYNPSEVTAGSQPDWYMGFSEGAVRLMPDLEFNLLNYTWSMNVFIPAVGAMGLLFTVLGVWPFVEQWMTGDKKEHHLLERPRNAPTRTALGVAGMTAYAVLWMAGGNDIIATRLHLDIFMITRTLQIAFFVFPVIAYHVTKRICIGLQRQDANRILHGYETGVIERSPDGGFSERHAPLDPVRQYALTTHERLPELTAPAETDKNGVAAPNGRKAKIQAWVRKRYYHGVLDKPTTEDVHHANEHMAHIDGHPVELGDEFQGVSETGIPRVH; encoded by the coding sequence ATGACGACAACTGAGACTGACGCCGAGTACACCAACATCGAAGACACCGGTCTGGGCAAGAAGGCCGGCGGACCCGTCCAGTGGCTTGACGACCGCCTTGGCCTTGCCACGATCTCGAAGAAGCAGGTCCGCAAGGTCTTCCCCGAGCACTGGTCATTCATGCTCGGCGAGATCGCGCTCTGGAGCTTCGTGGTTCTGCTGCTCACCGGCGTGTTCCTGACGCTGTGGTTCCAGCCGACCATGACCGAGGTCATGTACGACGGCTCGTACGCTCCGCTCAAGGGCGTCGAGATGTCGGCGGCCTACGCCTCGACTCTGGACATCTCGTTCGACATCCGTGGTGGTCTGTTGATCCGACAGATCCACCACTGGGCAGCTGCGCTGTTCGTCGCCGCGATGATCCTGCACATGCTCCGCGTGTTCTTCACCGGCGCTTACCGCAAGCCCCGTGAGATCAACTGGCTCATCGGCGTTGGACTGCTGTCTCTGGGTCTGGTCGAAGGCTTCGCGGGCTACTCGCTCCCCGATGACCTGCTGTCGGGCACCGGCCTTCGCTTCGTCGATGGTCTGCTTCGCTCGATCCCGCTGGTTGGCTCGTACCTCGAATACTTCATGTTCGGCGGCGAGTTCCCCGGCGACGTGATCATCCCCCGCCTCTACATGGCGCACATCTTGCTGGTCCCTGCGATCTTGCTGGGTCTCATCGGCGCCCACATGCTGCTGCTCGTCTACCACAAGCACACGCAGTGGCCTGGCCCCGGACACACCGAGAAGAACGTCGTCGGCTACCCGATGATGCCGGTCTACGCGGCCAAGGCCGGTGGATTCTTCTTCGTCGTCTTCGGCTTCACGGCTCTCATGGGTGCCCTCCTGCAGATCAACCCGATCTGGGCATACGGCCCCTACAACCCGTCAGAGGTCACCGCCGGTTCGCAGCCTGACTGGTACATGGGCTTCTCTGAGGGCGCTGTGCGTCTGATGCCGGACCTCGAGTTCAACCTGCTCAACTACACGTGGAGCATGAACGTCTTCATCCCGGCCGTTGGCGCGATGGGACTGCTGTTCACCGTGCTCGGTGTCTGGCCGTTCGTCGAGCAGTGGATGACGGGTGACAAGAAGGAGCATCACCTCCTCGAGCGTCCCCGCAACGCCCCGACGCGTACAGCGCTCGGTGTTGCTGGCATGACGGCGTACGCGGTGCTCTGGATGGCTGGTGGCAACGACATCATCGCCACTCGCCTGCACCTCGACATCTTCATGATCACGCGGACGTTGCAGATTGCGTTCTTCGTCTTCCCGGTCATCGCCTATCACGTGACCAAGCGGATCTGCATCGGCTTGCAGCGTCAGGACGCCAACCGCATCCTGCACGGCTACGAGACCGGCGTCATCGAGCGCTCGCCTGATGGCGGCTTCTCGGAGCGTCACGCACCGCTTGATCCAGTTCGCCAGTACGCACTCACGACGCACGAACGGCTCCCAGAGCTCACAGCGCCGGCTGAGACGGACAAGAACGGCGTGGCAGCGCCCAACGGACGCAAGGCCAAGATTCAGGCCTGGGTTCGCAAGCGCTACTACCACGGCGTTCTGGACAAGCCGACGACCGAAGACGTGCACCACGCCAACGAGCACATGGCTCACATTGACGGTCACCCTGTCGAGTTGGGCGATGAGTTCCAGGGCGTGTCGGAGACGGGTATCCCCCGCGTCCACTGA
- a CDS encoding Ig-like domain-containing protein: MREIRNIAALACVTALVLTGCSDVKDAVTPKDPIALEANVAEKAAGVKVDTIVSASAEDGEITAAALTTSDGKAKVKGRLADGKWIATQRLEPGTAYKLTVTGKGEDGKDKTLTRTFSTEKLSLEQQTYPAVAPLQGETVGVGMPVIVTFDVPVKNRELFERNMTVKTSPSVEGSWNWFSDREVHYRPENFWPAGTKVKVVLRLNSLPAAKGVYGQQDQVIAFKVGRKAVSTVDVRSHELTYTVDGKVKRTIPVSTGDAGHRSREGTKVIMEKFSKVDMDAATTGVDSEDPGYYNISDVRWAMRVTNSGEFLHAAPWSVPFQGNSNVSHGCTGMSTANAAWLYKQSRRGDIVKFVHSPRPLEDRNGWTDWNVDWEKWQEGSAFSDS; this comes from the coding sequence GTGAGGGAAATCCGAAATATCGCTGCCTTGGCCTGCGTCACCGCGCTCGTCCTGACCGGTTGTTCAGACGTCAAGGACGCCGTGACCCCCAAAGATCCGATAGCGCTTGAGGCGAACGTGGCTGAGAAGGCCGCCGGCGTGAAGGTCGACACGATTGTCAGCGCGTCGGCCGAAGACGGTGAGATCACCGCGGCTGCGCTGACCACCTCTGACGGCAAGGCGAAGGTCAAGGGTCGGCTCGCGGACGGCAAATGGATCGCCACGCAGCGGCTGGAGCCAGGAACCGCCTACAAGCTGACCGTCACAGGCAAGGGCGAGGACGGCAAGGACAAGACACTCACCAGGACGTTCTCCACGGAGAAGCTCAGCCTGGAGCAGCAGACGTACCCAGCGGTGGCGCCACTGCAGGGCGAGACAGTTGGCGTCGGTATGCCGGTGATCGTCACGTTCGATGTGCCGGTCAAGAACCGCGAGCTGTTTGAGCGCAACATGACGGTGAAGACCTCGCCCTCGGTCGAAGGCTCGTGGAACTGGTTCAGCGACCGCGAGGTTCACTATCGACCGGAGAACTTCTGGCCAGCTGGCACCAAGGTCAAGGTCGTCCTACGCCTCAACTCGCTCCCGGCGGCCAAGGGTGTCTACGGGCAGCAGGACCAGGTCATCGCGTTCAAGGTCGGTCGCAAGGCGGTCAGTACGGTCGACGTCCGATCGCACGAACTGACGTACACGGTCGACGGCAAGGTCAAGCGCACCATCCCGGTGTCGACCGGCGACGCAGGACATCGGTCACGCGAGGGCACCAAGGTCATCATGGAGAAGTTCTCCAAGGTCGACATGGACGCGGCCACAACGGGCGTCGACTCTGAAGATCCCGGCTACTACAACATCAGCGACGTCCGATGGGCCATGCGAGTGACCAACTCGGGGGAGTTCCTCCACGCGGCACCCTGGTCCGTCCCATTCCAGGGCAACTCCAACGTCAGTCACGGCTGCACGGGCATGAGCACGGCAAACGCTGCATGGCTCTACAAGCAGTCAAGGCGCGGTGACATCGTGAAGTTCGTCCACAGCCCCCGGCCGCTCGAGGATCGCAACGGCTGGACCGACTGGAACGTCGACTGGGAGAAGTGGCAAGAAGGCTCAGCCTTCAGCGACTCCTGA
- a CDS encoding cytochrome c oxidase subunit 4, which yields MKAETWTILGCGIFFALIAPIYWLLTEDPTGTSALVMTTLLCALLGFYLAVVAKQIPDRPEDRSDGEIADGAGEQGFFPPYSWWPLFAAMALAVCALGIVFGWWLFIIGAGFGAVMVCGWIFEYYRGIHAH from the coding sequence ATGAAGGCCGAAACTTGGACAATCCTCGGTTGCGGGATTTTCTTCGCACTGATCGCGCCGATCTACTGGCTCCTCACTGAGGACCCGACCGGTACGTCAGCACTGGTCATGACGACCCTGCTGTGCGCACTGCTGGGCTTCTACCTCGCGGTTGTCGCCAAGCAGATCCCCGATCGTCCCGAGGACCGCAGTGACGGTGAGATCGCCGATGGCGCTGGTGAGCAGGGATTCTTCCCGCCCTACAGCTGGTGGCCGCTGTTCGCCGCCATGGCTCTCGCCGTGTGCGCCCTGGGCATCGTCTTCGGCTGGTGGCTGTTCATCATCGGCGCCGGTTTCGGTGCAGTGATGGTCTGTGGCTGGATCTTCGAGTACTACCGCGGCATCCACGCTCACTGA
- the coxB gene encoding cytochrome c oxidase subunit II: protein MKLAILAFAVVTLSACSPKGKTDLERLGLPVAGSDRSQPMWELWLGGWIAVLVVFVLVFGLIVYAMIRYRRRSDDEVPVQIRYNLPIEALYTFAPVIIVAVFFFHTVTSQNEMLEKVKNPDHTVEVVGSKWQWGFNYLEESAVAGDSVFEQGTPEDPTELWLPVDESVRFDLKSPDVIHSFWVPEFYFKLDVVPGRVNSFDMTPTREGVFTGRCAELCGLYHSRMIFKVHVVSRAEYDAHLNELKDAGDIGRPVGAKEADTIAGLNEDGEEG, encoded by the coding sequence ATGAAGTTGGCGATTCTCGCCTTTGCCGTGGTGACCTTGAGCGCATGTTCGCCCAAGGGCAAGACAGACCTCGAACGCCTGGGCCTACCGGTTGCCGGTAGCGACCGGTCGCAGCCGATGTGGGAGCTCTGGCTCGGCGGATGGATCGCCGTTCTGGTCGTATTTGTGCTGGTCTTCGGCCTGATCGTCTACGCGATGATCCGTTACCGCCGACGCAGCGACGACGAGGTTCCGGTCCAGATCCGCTACAACCTTCCGATCGAGGCGCTCTACACATTCGCGCCCGTCATCATCGTCGCGGTGTTCTTCTTCCACACGGTCACCTCGCAGAACGAGATGCTCGAGAAGGTCAAGAACCCCGATCACACGGTTGAGGTTGTCGGCAGCAAGTGGCAGTGGGGCTTCAATTACCTCGAAGAGAGCGCCGTCGCAGGCGATTCCGTTTTCGAGCAGGGCACACCCGAGGACCCGACCGAGCTGTGGCTCCCGGTCGACGAGTCTGTGCGTTTCGACCTCAAGTCGCCTGACGTCATCCACTCGTTCTGGGTTCCCGAGTTCTACTTCAAGCTCGACGTCGTTCCCGGTCGCGTCAACTCATTCGACATGACGCCGACCCGCGAGGGTGTCTTCACCGGCCGCTGCGCTGAGCTCTGCGGTCTCTACCACTCACGCATGATCTTCAAGGTGCACGTCGTATCGCGCGCTGAGTACGACGCCCACCTCAACGAGCTCAAGGACGCCGGCGACATCGGCCGCCCCGTGGGTGCCAAAGAAGCCGACACCATTGCCGGTCTGAATGAAGACGGAGAAGAGGGCTGA
- a CDS encoding carbohydrate kinase family protein — protein MHLAIAGSVAADHLQTFAGRFSDSLVPDQLDKLSVSFLVEDLDIRRGGCAANIAFALGRLGHRATLVAAVGRDFGEQGYQAWLEDAGVDCSRVHVSPTLHTALCTITTDDAHAQIVTFYPGAMSEARQIDVAALHAEQAIDLLLIGPDDPQGMQQHTATARSLGIPFAADPSQQLAWADGELIRDLVEGATYLFTNDYEAALISQKTGWSADEVRSAVETQIITRGKDGVTVFPKGGDPIEVPAISGVVAVDPTGVGDSFRAGFLAGIAAGLGFERSAQIGCTIAASVVETTGTQEYILEREGFLKRLGSTYGEQAQAEVDAALSLA, from the coding sequence GTGCACCTCGCTATCGCCGGCTCTGTCGCGGCTGACCATCTGCAGACCTTCGCGGGACGGTTCTCCGACTCGCTCGTTCCCGACCAACTCGACAAGCTGTCGGTGTCGTTCCTCGTTGAGGACCTCGACATCCGCCGCGGGGGGTGTGCCGCCAACATCGCGTTCGCTCTCGGGCGCCTTGGGCACCGAGCCACGCTGGTGGCTGCGGTGGGTCGTGACTTCGGCGAGCAGGGATACCAGGCGTGGCTCGAGGACGCCGGTGTCGACTGCAGCCGCGTGCACGTCTCGCCCACGCTGCACACAGCCCTGTGCACCATCACCACAGACGACGCGCACGCCCAGATCGTCACGTTCTACCCGGGCGCGATGTCCGAGGCCCGTCAGATCGACGTAGCGGCGCTGCACGCCGAGCAGGCGATCGATCTCCTGCTGATCGGCCCAGACGACCCACAGGGCATGCAGCAGCACACCGCCACGGCTCGCTCGCTCGGGATCCCGTTCGCTGCCGACCCGTCGCAGCAGTTGGCGTGGGCCGACGGAGAGCTCATCCGCGACCTCGTGGAGGGCGCGACCTACTTGTTCACCAACGACTACGAGGCTGCACTCATCTCGCAGAAGACCGGCTGGTCAGCTGACGAGGTGCGCTCCGCCGTCGAGACCCAGATCATCACGCGCGGCAAGGACGGCGTCACGGTCTTCCCCAAGGGCGGCGACCCAATCGAAGTCCCGGCCATCAGCGGCGTCGTTGCGGTCGACCCCACCGGTGTTGGTGACAGCTTCCGGGCCGGATTCCTCGCTGGAATCGCAGCAGGGCTCGGCTTCGAGCGCTCTGCCCAGATCGGTTGCACGATCGCGGCGAGCGTCGTGGAGACCACCGGCACTCAGGAGTACATCCTCGAGCGCGAAGGCTTCCTCAAGCGGCTCGGTTCGACGTACGGCGAGCAGGCGCAGGCCGAGGTCGACGCCGCCCTCTCTCTTGCGTAA
- a CDS encoding iron-sulfur cluster assembly accessory protein: MTIETEQSTVETTPSTEVTLSAGAAEKVGSLLAQEGRDDLALRIAVQPGGCSGLRYQLFFDERSLDGDQIFEFGGVNVVVDRMSLPYLGGATIDFVDTIEKQGFTIDNPMATGSCACGDSFH, encoded by the coding sequence ATGACGATCGAGACTGAGCAGTCCACCGTCGAGACCACGCCGAGCACCGAGGTCACCCTCAGCGCCGGCGCAGCCGAGAAGGTCGGGAGCCTGCTGGCGCAAGAAGGTCGTGACGACCTCGCGCTCCGTATCGCTGTCCAGCCCGGCGGATGCTCCGGCCTGCGCTACCAGCTCTTCTTCGACGAGCGTTCGCTCGATGGCGACCAGATCTTCGAGTTCGGCGGCGTCAACGTCGTCGTCGACCGCATGAGCCTTCCCTACCTCGGCGGCGCGACGATCGACTTCGTCGACACCATCGAGAAGCAGGGATTCACGATCGACAACCCCATGGCGACCGGTTCGTGCGCCTGCGGCGACTCGTTCCACTAG
- a CDS encoding glycerate kinase — protein MRVLIAPDAFAGTLSAPEAARAIAEGWQRYAVDDVVTLAPMADGGPGFVDVLNTALDGELDSVVVRGPLSDDVPVTVLHVGDTAYVESAQACGLHLVDSPDALRSSTYGVGQAIAAAVDRGARKVVIGLGGSATNDGGAGMLAALGATADKQLDAGPEGLDGIAAADLGPARARLDGVEVVIAADVDVSLLGMFGATKTFGPQKGLSEPDIIRVDGILDQWVVATCGSTPAERRPADAKGAGAAGGLGFALMLLGGNVVSGIDLVTDAVGLTELAKTHDLVVTGEGTYDFSSRSGKAVYGVATVAAAAARPCIVLAGQVSVASREMRAMGVESAYAVADLVGVEAAMGVPSDSLATLAERVARTWSPRRQD, from the coding sequence ATGCGTGTCCTGATCGCTCCCGATGCCTTCGCGGGCACACTCTCTGCTCCCGAAGCAGCGCGCGCGATCGCGGAGGGCTGGCAGCGGTACGCCGTCGACGACGTCGTCACGCTGGCACCGATGGCTGATGGCGGACCCGGATTCGTGGACGTGCTGAACACGGCACTCGACGGCGAGCTCGACTCGGTCGTCGTGAGGGGACCGCTTAGTGACGACGTGCCAGTGACTGTGCTCCACGTCGGCGACACCGCGTACGTCGAGAGTGCGCAGGCGTGCGGACTGCATCTCGTCGATTCGCCGGATGCCCTGCGCTCGTCGACGTACGGCGTGGGGCAAGCGATCGCGGCTGCTGTCGATCGAGGTGCTCGCAAGGTCGTCATTGGACTCGGCGGAAGTGCCACAAATGACGGGGGAGCAGGCATGCTCGCCGCCCTCGGCGCAACGGCTGACAAGCAGCTCGATGCCGGACCCGAGGGGCTCGACGGAATCGCCGCTGCAGATCTCGGGCCAGCCCGTGCGCGGCTCGATGGAGTCGAAGTCGTGATCGCTGCCGACGTCGATGTCTCGTTGCTCGGCATGTTCGGTGCCACTAAGACGTTCGGCCCACAGAAGGGGTTGTCGGAGCCCGACATCATCCGCGTCGACGGAATCCTCGATCAGTGGGTCGTCGCGACCTGCGGCTCGACTCCGGCCGAGCGCCGGCCCGCAGACGCCAAGGGTGCGGGAGCGGCTGGTGGTCTCGGGTTCGCGCTGATGCTGCTCGGCGGCAACGTTGTGTCGGGCATTGACCTCGTCACTGACGCGGTTGGGCTGACCGAGCTGGCCAAGACCCACGACCTCGTCGTGACGGGCGAGGGCACGTATGACTTCTCGTCGCGCTCCGGCAAGGCGGTCTATGGTGTCGCGACTGTCGCAGCGGCAGCGGCTCGGCCCTGCATCGTGTTGGCCGGGCAGGTCAGCGTCGCGTCACGAGAGATGCGCGCCATGGGCGTGGAGTCCGCGTACGCGGTCGCCGACCTGGTGGGCGTCGAGGCCGCGATGGGTGTGCCATCCGACTCACTGGCGACACTTGCTGAGCGTGTCGCCCGGACGTGGTCGCCACGTCGTCAGGATTGA